The window AATACATACGAAGCGAAGACGAACACCATGACGAAAATCGGATGGTATCCGCGGAATGAACCGCACTGGATACTAAATGAATTCGCATCCGCGCCGTTATCATCAAACCGCATTATAAGTAGTCAAAACCGCCTCGCCAAGCGCGTTCGTATGGGGCACGTAGAAAACGCCTCTCCGGTTTCGTTGGCCACTAAAGATCTAACATGCCGCGCTTGACCGCAATCGTGACTGCGTGGGTGCGGTCACTGGCGTTAAGTTTGGCAAGAATGCTCTTGAGGTGATTTTTAATCGTGTGTTCTGAGATCGATAGTTCAGCAGCAATGATTTTGTTTGAATGGCCTTTGGCTACGTTTGACAACACCTCCAGTTCGCGCGTTGTTATCGACTCGTCAGTCGCATGTTCCGCCATATCCAAGGCTACTTCTGGCGGAATGCGCCGATGCCCCGCGTGAACGAGACGAATAGTGTCGACTAATTCAGTCCGCAGCATATTCTTCTGAAGATATCCGACTGCTCCAGCCTTGAAGGCGCGAAAAGCTTG is drawn from Edaphobacter lichenicola and contains these coding sequences:
- a CDS encoding response regulator, with product MPDKKILKILIVDDHPLMRAGISGEVQAQPDMTVIAEAKDGEEAVFLFREHRPDVTLMDVRMPGTNGIDAISAIRQEFPTARIVVLTTYGGDVQAFRAFKAGAVGYLQKNMLRTELVDTIRLVHAGHRRIPPEVALDMAEHATDESITTRELEVLSNVAKGHSNKIIAAELSISEHTIKNHLKSILAKLNASDRTHAVTIAVKRGMLDL